A portion of the Litorimonas taeanensis genome contains these proteins:
- a CDS encoding class I SAM-dependent methyltransferase gives MVSRRLSTLWPDLSGRNVLGFGFCGPYLEPYQASANRIVLAMPSGQGALAHKGKRGVITCLTEENLLPFANNTFDTVLCVHGVEETPNLRDLMSELWRVCRPEGHVVIIASNRGGLWARSDRSPFGAGRPFSRSQMRSAMREVGFHPTIWSGALYAPPLKSFAKSGILRGSERFGETVWPGFSGLILVEGIKRLYIEPHQGEKAKSLVAIPRFGGSPIANRTPSTHRDFKG, from the coding sequence ATGGTGAGCCGCCGTCTATCAACGCTTTGGCCAGATTTATCGGGCCGAAATGTTTTGGGCTTTGGTTTTTGCGGCCCTTATCTAGAACCTTACCAAGCCAGCGCTAATCGTATTGTTTTGGCCATGCCGAGCGGGCAGGGGGCTTTGGCGCATAAAGGCAAGCGCGGTGTCATCACCTGTCTGACCGAAGAAAATCTTCTGCCTTTTGCTAATAATACATTTGATACAGTGCTTTGTGTTCACGGCGTAGAGGAGACGCCAAATCTCAGAGACTTGATGTCAGAGCTATGGAGAGTGTGCCGCCCCGAAGGACATGTTGTGATTATAGCCTCTAATCGTGGGGGCTTGTGGGCACGATCAGACCGAAGCCCTTTTGGAGCAGGCCGTCCCTTTTCACGATCTCAGATGCGAAGCGCTATGCGTGAAGTGGGATTTCATCCAACAATTTGGTCAGGTGCTCTCTATGCACCGCCGCTTAAATCCTTTGCGAAAAGCGGAATTCTGCGAGGCTCTGAACGATTCGGAGAGACAGTCTGGCCGGGTTTTTCAGGGCTAATTCTCGTAGAAGGAATAAAACGGCTTTATATTGAACCACATCAAGGTGAAAAAGCTAAATCTCTTGTAGCAATACCTCGATTTGGCGGCTCGCCCATTGCAAACCGCACGCCGTCCACGCATAGAGATTTTAAGGGATAA
- a CDS encoding prephenate/arogenate dehydrogenase family protein produces the protein MTIETLLIIGGGLIGSSIARAAKAYGQAKTVYVMDNSPEACTAIERLGFADGVSEGQADFYAAQADLVILCVPPGRMGDVAEKVIPNMKSGAILSDVGSIKGAVIEAVKPHLRKDICFVAGHPIAGTEHSGPEAGFAEIFKDRWCVLTPTEEGLEQTQILKTFWEGLGSDVAIMTPERHDIVLATTSHVPHLIAYTLVGTAVDMETVTQNEVVKFSAGGFRDFTRIAASDPIMWRDVFLSNREATLEVVDRFIEDLTALKRAIRWEDGETLLEHFAKTRDIRRHIVDAGQDSSTPNFGRDD, from the coding sequence ATGACAATTGAAACGCTATTAATTATTGGCGGCGGCCTTATCGGCAGCTCAATCGCACGCGCGGCGAAAGCTTATGGGCAGGCTAAAACGGTCTATGTGATGGATAACTCACCAGAGGCTTGTACCGCCATTGAACGCTTAGGCTTTGCCGATGGGGTCAGTGAGGGACAAGCCGATTTTTATGCCGCGCAAGCAGATTTAGTTATCCTTTGTGTTCCGCCGGGGCGCATGGGGGATGTTGCCGAGAAAGTCATTCCGAATATGAAATCGGGCGCCATCTTATCGGATGTTGGTTCCATAAAAGGCGCTGTCATAGAGGCTGTTAAACCCCATTTACGCAAAGACATATGTTTTGTCGCGGGGCACCCGATTGCAGGGACAGAACATAGCGGGCCCGAAGCAGGCTTTGCTGAGATATTCAAAGACCGTTGGTGCGTTCTCACCCCAACAGAAGAGGGATTAGAGCAAACACAAATTTTAAAGACGTTCTGGGAGGGGCTAGGCAGTGATGTTGCGATTATGACGCCAGAGCGACATGATATCGTCTTGGCAACCACGTCACATGTGCCGCATTTAATTGCTTATACGCTTGTTGGGACGGCGGTGGATATGGAAACCGTGACGCAAAACGAAGTCGTAAAATTTTCGGCGGGTGGATTTCGGGATTTCACCCGTATTGCCGCTTCTGACCCTATTATGTGGCGTGATGTATTCCTCTCAAACCGTGAGGCTACGCTAGAGGTGGTCGACCGCTTTATCGAAGACTTAACAGCGCTGAAGCGAGCGATAAGGTGGGAGGACGGCGAAACATTGCTGGAGCATTTTGCCAAAACGAGAGATATCCGCCGCCATATTGTGGATGCAGGGCAAGACAGTAGCACGCCTAACTTTGGACGAGATGATTAA
- a CDS encoding chorismate mutase, with translation MTSMSDFTDINQVRAEIDRVDKALLSLIAERLELSKAVRRAKSGVRVWRPSREDSHVRALAAATSDTPRPLVSRIWAELMSASLAMQGPMGLHVALENDSMASLALVRDRFGASIPTYTYPTASSAMAATYADPEGVAILPSPGGMHSWWTALGPGGAMADMHILAGLPRTGELEWPVAVAVATADIQPSGNDDTLIMCRADLRAINASAELRAEAGEFFLYSLTGYLDSVPRDVLRLDPSAKIIGALPRPIG, from the coding sequence ATGACGAGTATGAGTGATTTTACAGACATTAATCAGGTCCGCGCTGAAATAGACCGCGTTGATAAGGCGCTATTAAGTCTGATTGCGGAACGCCTAGAACTCTCCAAAGCGGTGCGACGCGCAAAATCGGGCGTGCGTGTTTGGCGACCCTCACGCGAGGATAGCCATGTCCGCGCTTTGGCCGCCGCGACTTCGGATACGCCGCGCCCACTTGTCAGCCGAATTTGGGCCGAACTCATGAGCGCGAGCTTGGCCATGCAGGGCCCAATGGGGCTCCATGTCGCTTTAGAAAATGATTCAATGGCGTCACTGGCATTGGTCAGAGACCGCTTTGGGGCCTCCATTCCGACTTATACCTATCCTACGGCTAGCAGCGCTATGGCGGCGACCTATGCTGATCCTGAAGGCGTAGCCATCTTGCCGTCGCCAGGGGGGATGCATAGTTGGTGGACGGCCCTTGGACCGGGCGGCGCTATGGCGGATATGCATATATTAGCGGGCCTCCCTAGAACGGGAGAACTCGAATGGCCTGTCGCCGTAGCCGTGGCCACCGCGGATATTCAGCCATCTGGCAATGATGATACCTTGATAATGTGCCGTGCAGATTTACGCGCTATCAATGCGAGCGCTGAATTACGGGCGGAGGCCGGGGAATTTTTCTTATATAGTCTGACAGGTTATTTGGATAGCGTGCCTAGGGATGTCCTTAGGTTGGACCCAAGTGCAAAAATAATTGGGGCTTTACCGCGGCCTATTGGCTAA
- a CDS encoding YdcF family protein has translation MRAPRDVAKADGIVVWTGPGGGRLEAAAELLKAGKGERLLISGVNTDLTSETVLNLLDIDADIKNCCVDLDYAAEDTIGNARETAIWAKALGYDHILLVTSAYHMPRAQSEIAVATGRIRITAYPVRASEDLNWYSDKARFKRLLNEYAKLILTMLRGTNTRVRESAPDVPLPEKSDTP, from the coding sequence ATGCGTGCCCCCCGTGATGTGGCCAAAGCGGACGGCATTGTTGTTTGGACGGGCCCCGGCGGCGGACGGTTAGAAGCGGCCGCAGAACTACTGAAAGCCGGAAAAGGCGAACGGTTATTAATCTCTGGTGTGAATACGGATTTAACCTCTGAAACCGTGTTGAATTTGTTGGATATAGACGCGGATATTAAAAATTGTTGTGTGGATTTGGATTATGCTGCCGAAGACACAATTGGCAATGCAAGAGAGACAGCTATTTGGGCGAAAGCCTTGGGCTATGACCATATTCTATTGGTCACATCGGCGTACCATATGCCTCGCGCTCAAAGCGAAATTGCGGTGGCCACAGGCCGAATACGCATTACGGCTTACCCTGTCCGTGCGAGCGAAGACCTGAATTGGTACTCAGATAAAGCCCGGTTTAAGCGTCTTTTAAATGAATATGCGAAACTTATCTTAACAATGCTAAGAGGGACAAATACACGCGTTAGAGAAAGCGCGCCTGATGTGCCATTACCGGAAAAATCCGATACGCCTTAA
- a CDS encoding cell division protein FtsX — translation MTPQTAPLSAQQSILMPGGHNMRTLIGVIAIMAFLAGLALLFSRATLRLSGDWNTQLSRSMTVQVSLSPLAAENNFDTQMRVAADSLRGIIGDKAKISIVDQSASQALIKPWIGNLELPESLTLPGLISIEMAEDGSLPSINRLESQLQQAGIVASIDDHSRWANQIQDTARNFVLSGIALLALLLMAAIGVNLFATRASMAAQRSIISVLAQVGATDSFIAKLFIGQAARRSAIGAGIGLLMLILVWSLLSFSLISEAMFWSSLNPIFADIMWISGLWIAFILFCSLAAGVATKRALIQDRKRA, via the coding sequence ATGACGCCCCAAACCGCTCCACTCTCTGCTCAGCAATCTATCCTTATGCCCGGCGGCCATAATATGCGCACGCTGATTGGCGTTATCGCGATTATGGCATTCCTTGCGGGGTTGGCGCTCTTATTCTCAAGAGCTACGCTGCGCTTATCCGGGGATTGGAACACTCAGCTCTCACGCTCCATGACGGTGCAGGTCTCGCTTTCCCCTCTTGCCGCGGAAAATAATTTTGACACGCAAATGCGAGTCGCAGCCGACAGTCTGCGCGGTATTATAGGCGATAAAGCCAAGATTTCTATTGTCGATCAATCCGCCTCTCAGGCGCTGATTAAACCATGGATCGGGAATTTAGAACTCCCCGAGAGTCTAACCTTGCCTGGCCTCATCTCCATTGAGATGGCCGAGGACGGATCATTGCCCTCTATCAATCGACTGGAAAGTCAGTTGCAACAGGCAGGAATCGTCGCTTCGATTGATGACCATTCTCGTTGGGCTAATCAAATACAAGATACTGCGCGGAACTTTGTTCTAAGCGGTATAGCGCTTTTGGCGCTTTTATTAATGGCCGCCATCGGTGTGAACTTATTCGCCACTCGCGCCTCTATGGCGGCGCAGCGATCTATCATTTCAGTCCTCGCACAAGTCGGCGCGACTGATAGCTTCATTGCAAAGCTCTTTATTGGACAAGCCGCCAGACGCAGCGCAATCGGCGCAGGCATAGGCCTCTTAATGCTTATTTTGGTTTGGTCTCTTCTCTCATTTTCGCTAATCAGTGAAGCTATGTTCTGGTCTTCACTTAATCCTATCTTTGCCGATATTATGTGGATCAGCGGGCTATGGATTGCCTTTATTCTATTTTGCTCTTTGGCCGCTGGCGTGGCGACAAAACGCGCTTTAATCCAAGACCGAAAACGGGCTTAA
- a CDS encoding lipoprotein, producing MPAMLNGTLKPLAITGLYCGLLGLSACGIKGPLETPPPVWGEEKPNPDMASDTMAKDTKADKAEKAKDDSIFDSSPIDNKNDENDIFGDSYLESDEPF from the coding sequence ATGCCCGCTATGCTCAACGGCACATTAAAACCTCTCGCCATCACAGGGCTCTATTGCGGCCTATTGGGCCTCAGCGCTTGCGGCATAAAAGGCCCGCTTGAAACCCCTCCACCAGTTTGGGGCGAAGAAAAACCTAATCCCGACATGGCAAGTGATACAATGGCAAAAGATACAAAAGCGGATAAGGCTGAGAAAGCTAAAGACGACTCAATCTTTGACAGCAGCCCGATTGATAACAAGAATGACGAAAATGATATTTTCGGTGACAGCTATCTTGAAAGCGACGAACCCTTTTAA
- a CDS encoding DUF4175 domain-containing protein produces the protein MTDSSEHSPAIKKPSAAQKDGPLQTRLYRYICTARIWLFWERYVPVFLLAALIIGLFLIGVFSGLWERIGDPWRGIAFIGALYVLVRAAYAAQKRPLPSISDAKRRVERDSGQRHRPLDVLDDKPAIGAEGWSAHYERAVSQSKSLNSPKLIPTVQPRDPYYLRYALPVMIAGAMIMGSGNNMERLRRSVLPVWQSGINPAEVSFEAWIDPPDYTGRPPIYFKGQDIDSIPEGSEWVARMNGAKTPTRPQLRLGGKSHYLRLTKLGPKSFEARAAIDRSGEAIWRIGSKRQTWPLNVVADSPPNVTLEGVPEADKQDRLVVTYSLEDDYGVTELRLQMAEIQADSVDPFAQSSSITIPLSSGSLPKAVNVETKQDLTRHPLAGKKVIARLVAVDGANQTAFSDETYFRVPDKIFVEPLAKAVIEQRNLVLSAIDTEYAPEPQTLNRAGIIYDTYQPEMRLERAPENIERAALLIEAVTDRPEGLFQDPTVYLGLRNVRARLRYAREASVLAPIPDELWSIALRAEFGILGTALEEMREAEVALREGMARRAPQREIDTLFERYNRAVEAYTEELRRQALEEGNFAEGGNGGGGGLQSTDEIEELLKAIEEANRAGDVEGARRALAQLAEVLENMKIQLSQSQGGGDGEGMQGEMSEEMKENLEELADLLGEQRELQDETEESQRNAEQEGGDGENSALSPGELAARQEQLQDLLTELGKDAEKFGLFEGDNSSDNEAIAGQDGEDDSQTGGGSEQGDEGDGTGRSENAEDALSRAQEAMSGAAGALRNGDLEQAGDAQAEAIQALRQAGQSMAEAALARSGQQNAENGEESDPLGRENGGANSEDSDIDIDNRDNAQRSRELMEELRRRAAEQDRAQEERDYLERLLKRF, from the coding sequence ATGACAGATTCATCTGAACATAGTCCTGCGATAAAGAAGCCTTCTGCCGCGCAAAAGGATGGGCCGCTACAAACGCGGTTATACCGCTATATTTGCACAGCGCGGATTTGGCTTTTTTGGGAACGCTATGTCCCTGTCTTCCTCCTTGCGGCGCTTATTATTGGGTTATTTCTCATCGGTGTGTTTTCAGGGCTTTGGGAACGCATAGGCGACCCATGGCGCGGGATTGCCTTTATCGGGGCTTTATATGTTTTAGTACGCGCCGCCTATGCGGCTCAAAAACGCCCCTTACCGTCAATCTCTGATGCCAAAAGACGCGTGGAACGGGATTCTGGTCAACGTCATCGTCCGCTTGATGTTTTAGACGACAAACCAGCTATTGGCGCAGAAGGATGGTCAGCCCATTACGAACGCGCCGTATCGCAATCTAAATCATTAAACAGCCCGAAACTTATCCCGACTGTGCAGCCGCGAGATCCGTATTATTTACGGTATGCTTTGCCGGTCATGATTGCAGGGGCCATGATAATGGGGTCTGGGAATAATATGGAACGTCTGCGACGCTCTGTTTTACCTGTCTGGCAATCGGGCATTAATCCTGCAGAGGTTTCTTTCGAAGCTTGGATAGACCCGCCTGACTATACGGGCCGTCCGCCCATTTATTTCAAAGGACAAGATATTGATTCAATCCCAGAAGGCAGTGAATGGGTCGCGCGTATGAACGGGGCTAAAACCCCTACGCGTCCGCAACTTCGCCTTGGCGGAAAATCACACTATCTGCGCCTCACAAAATTAGGTCCAAAAAGCTTTGAAGCCCGCGCGGCAATCGATCGCTCAGGAGAGGCGATATGGCGCATTGGCTCCAAACGTCAAACTTGGCCGTTAAATGTCGTGGCCGACAGCCCGCCTAATGTGACCCTTGAAGGCGTCCCCGAAGCCGATAAACAAGACCGGTTGGTTGTCACTTATTCGCTAGAGGACGATTACGGCGTCACCGAATTGCGTTTGCAAATGGCCGAAATTCAAGCCGATTCCGTCGATCCATTTGCACAATCGAGCTCGATTACAATCCCTCTAAGCAGTGGGTCTTTGCCCAAAGCAGTAAATGTAGAAACAAAGCAAGATCTGACACGCCACCCGCTCGCAGGGAAAAAAGTCATTGCACGATTAGTGGCTGTTGACGGGGCAAATCAAACTGCGTTTTCGGATGAAACCTATTTCAGAGTCCCTGATAAAATATTTGTCGAACCGCTTGCCAAAGCCGTGATTGAGCAACGCAATCTTGTCCTCTCTGCGATTGATACGGAATACGCCCCCGAACCCCAGACCCTAAACAGAGCTGGCATCATTTATGATACCTACCAACCTGAAATGCGGTTGGAGAGGGCACCAGAAAACATAGAGCGCGCGGCCTTGCTTATCGAAGCTGTCACCGATCGCCCAGAAGGTTTATTCCAAGACCCCACCGTTTATCTCGGTCTGCGCAATGTGCGAGCGCGTCTACGTTATGCACGCGAGGCCTCAGTTTTGGCCCCTATCCCAGATGAGCTTTGGTCAATTGCCTTACGAGCAGAATTTGGAATTTTAGGCACGGCTCTCGAAGAAATGCGAGAAGCCGAAGTCGCACTTCGCGAGGGCATGGCGCGCCGTGCGCCACAACGCGAAATCGATACGTTATTTGAACGCTATAACAGAGCCGTCGAAGCTTATACTGAGGAATTACGCCGCCAAGCCCTAGAAGAAGGTAACTTCGCTGAAGGCGGCAATGGCGGCGGCGGGGGGTTACAGTCCACCGACGAAATCGAAGAATTACTGAAAGCTATCGAAGAAGCCAATAGAGCCGGAGACGTGGAAGGCGCCAGACGAGCCCTCGCCCAATTGGCAGAAGTCTTAGAAAATATGAAAATCCAGCTATCACAGTCGCAAGGCGGCGGTGATGGAGAAGGCATGCAGGGTGAAATGAGCGAAGAGATGAAAGAAAATCTCGAAGAGCTTGCCGACTTGCTGGGGGAACAACGTGAGCTTCAAGATGAAACCGAAGAGTCTCAACGCAATGCAGAACAAGAAGGCGGGGACGGTGAAAACTCAGCCCTCAGCCCAGGTGAACTCGCCGCGCGCCAAGAACAATTACAGGACCTCCTAACAGAGTTAGGCAAGGACGCTGAAAAATTTGGCTTGTTCGAAGGTGACAATAGCTCTGACAACGAGGCGATAGCGGGTCAGGACGGAGAAGACGACAGCCAAACCGGCGGTGGATCGGAACAAGGTGATGAAGGAGACGGCACTGGCCGTTCTGAAAACGCCGAAGACGCTTTGTCTCGCGCGCAAGAAGCCATGTCTGGCGCGGCGGGCGCCTTAAGAAATGGTGATTTAGAACAGGCGGGTGACGCCCAAGCTGAGGCTATTCAAGCTCTGCGCCAAGCCGGACAATCAATGGCCGAAGCAGCCCTTGCGAGATCAGGTCAGCAAAACGCCGAAAATGGTGAGGAATCAGATCCATTAGGCCGAGAAAATGGGGGCGCAAATTCCGAGGATTCAGATATCGATATTGATAACAGAGACAATGCCCAGCGGTCTCGGGAATTAATGGAAGAGCTACGTCGCCGCGCCGCCGAACAAGACCGTGCCCAAGAAGAACGAGATTATCTCGAACGTCTGCTGAAAAGATTTTAA
- the lysA gene encoding diaminopimelate decarboxylase — MRHFDYKDGEIYAENVPLRTIAKAVGTPVYVYSTATFERHYSVFAESFKGIEALVAYSVKANSNIAVLATLAKLGAGADVVSGGELARALMAGIPAHKIVFSGVGKTRAEMRDALRAGIRVFNVESEPELNVLNDVALEMGTKAPIAFRVNPDVTAGGHDKISTGKKENKFGIAWSSAEAAYAHAATLPGIEIVGVDVHIGSQIDDLAPFEAAIAKVGGLISRLRQAGHTIKSFDIGGGLGIPYGDNNKTPPPPSEYGQMVKNLTRDMDVEMIFEPGRMIAGNSGVLLSEVLYVKKGEDRDFLILDAAMNDLIRPALYDAYHDIEPVLAPGSDAAEATYDVVGPICESGDTFTKGRDMPALKSGELVIMHSAGAYGAVQASQYNTRPLIPEVLVKGDKFEIIRERPTVAEILKSERLPDWLK, encoded by the coding sequence ATGCGCCATTTCGACTATAAAGACGGCGAAATTTACGCCGAAAATGTCCCCCTACGGACAATTGCAAAAGCCGTAGGCACGCCTGTTTATGTTTATTCTACGGCAACATTTGAACGCCATTACTCAGTCTTTGCCGAGAGTTTTAAAGGCATAGAGGCCCTTGTCGCTTATTCCGTCAAAGCTAATTCTAACATTGCTGTTTTGGCGACCCTTGCCAAGCTTGGCGCTGGCGCAGATGTTGTTAGCGGCGGCGAGCTTGCCCGCGCCTTAATGGCAGGCATCCCCGCTCATAAAATTGTTTTCTCTGGCGTTGGTAAAACGCGCGCAGAAATGCGTGACGCCCTAAGAGCTGGCATTCGCGTCTTTAATGTGGAAAGCGAACCGGAATTAAATGTTCTCAACGATGTCGCACTTGAAATGGGTACAAAAGCCCCCATCGCCTTTCGCGTGAACCCTGATGTCACCGCTGGCGGGCATGACAAAATCTCTACGGGCAAGAAAGAAAATAAATTTGGCATTGCTTGGTCTTCCGCAGAAGCCGCATATGCCCATGCAGCGACATTACCGGGCATTGAGATTGTCGGCGTTGATGTACATATCGGTTCGCAAATTGACGATTTAGCGCCTTTCGAAGCCGCCATCGCAAAAGTCGGCGGGTTAATTTCTCGCCTTCGTCAAGCAGGCCATACGATTAAAAGTTTTGATATTGGCGGCGGTCTCGGCATTCCATATGGCGACAATAATAAAACGCCGCCACCGCCGTCTGAATATGGCCAAATGGTCAAAAACCTTACGCGCGATATGGATGTCGAAATGATTTTCGAGCCGGGCCGTATGATCGCAGGAAATTCAGGCGTGCTTTTGTCCGAAGTCCTCTATGTCAAAAAGGGTGAAGACCGAGATTTCCTTATTCTGGACGCGGCCATGAACGACCTTATCCGCCCTGCTCTTTATGACGCCTATCATGATATAGAGCCTGTTCTCGCGCCGGGGTCTGATGCCGCGGAAGCCACTTATGATGTTGTAGGCCCCATTTGCGAAAGCGGTGACACCTTTACCAAAGGCCGCGACATGCCTGCGCTAAAGTCGGGCGAGCTAGTTATTATGCATTCCGCTGGAGCCTATGGCGCCGTTCAAGCCAGCCAATATAACACCCGCCCTCTTATCCCCGAAGTGCTTGTTAAAGGCGACAAATTCGAAATCATCCGCGAGCGTCCAACCGTCGCTGAAATTTTAAAATCCGAGCGCCTACCAGACTGGCTGAAATAA
- the ftsE gene encoding cell division ATP-binding protein FtsE gives MHPDIISFRDVGLRYGRGPEVLSDVNLSLPQGSFTFLTGPSGAGKSSLLKLCYLALAPSRGQITAFGHDAALLSNAEIQAVRRRIGVVLQDFTLIDHLNVFENVALPLRVVGQSRADYSQDVIELLQWVGLGHRLQAFPSTLSGGEKQRAAIARAVIAKPNLLIADEPTGNVDPEIGRRLLRLFAEMNRVGTTVMIATHDIHLIQELDARVLRIENGRVFKGLNITATGDIGI, from the coding sequence ATGCATCCAGACATTATCAGCTTCCGCGATGTCGGTCTGCGGTATGGTCGTGGGCCAGAAGTCCTCTCCGATGTAAACCTTTCCCTGCCCCAAGGTAGCTTTACTTTCCTCACGGGGCCATCAGGCGCTGGTAAATCCAGCCTTTTAAAGCTCTGCTATCTCGCACTTGCACCGTCACGAGGACAAATCACAGCCTTTGGTCACGATGCCGCCTTATTAAGCAATGCTGAAATTCAAGCCGTACGGCGCCGCATTGGGGTGGTTTTACAAGATTTCACTCTTATCGATCATCTCAACGTGTTTGAAAATGTTGCCTTGCCTCTGCGTGTCGTCGGACAATCGCGGGCGGATTATTCACAAGATGTCATCGAGCTTTTGCAATGGGTCGGGCTTGGTCATCGGCTACAAGCCTTTCCTTCCACATTATCAGGGGGGGAGAAACAACGCGCGGCCATTGCCCGAGCCGTCATCGCAAAGCCGAATTTATTGATTGCAGATGAACCCACAGGCAATGTCGATCCGGAAATTGGACGTCGGTTATTACGTCTTTTTGCTGAAATGAACCGTGTGGGCACGACCGTTATGATTGCCACTCATGATATACACCTCATCCAAGAATTAGACGCCAGAGTGCTTCGCATTGAAAATGGGCGAGTCTTTAAAGGGCTTAACATAACGGCAACAGGGGATATCGGAATATGA
- a CDS encoding MJ0042-type zinc finger domain-containing protein — MSKCSSTLKKNLMILTCPKCSTRYMAKESAIGPNGRTVRCAKCSNAWFVSPPAEELGTPDDLQLQDIERESAKSIDSVLSKDTQSPTKAFGETPAFTSEDTPEPDIQGASLAARGADALMRDKVEAEKRRARQRVILMIWFIPLLFIFGLCVVLFVARESIAERFPASVPYYNAMNINVSHTGLKIEAPQMLIAERDNGAVIEIVGKVKNLTQKAKPLPPVILTLHNPAGEEVTRWEYTFEQKVLPAYSEVEYRTEYVNPPPDSDHLQFRLADIKR; from the coding sequence ATGTCAAAATGTAGTTCTACTCTTAAAAAGAATCTTATGATACTGACCTGTCCAAAATGTTCCACCCGTTATATGGCAAAAGAATCGGCTATTGGCCCGAATGGCCGTACGGTGCGCTGTGCAAAATGCTCAAATGCTTGGTTCGTGTCCCCGCCCGCAGAAGAATTGGGAACGCCAGATGATTTGCAGCTCCAAGATATTGAGCGAGAATCAGCAAAATCTATTGATTCCGTGCTTTCAAAAGATACTCAATCACCGACTAAGGCGTTTGGCGAAACGCCTGCTTTTACATCAGAGGACACCCCAGAGCCCGATATTCAAGGGGCGTCATTGGCCGCTCGCGGTGCGGATGCATTAATGCGGGATAAAGTCGAGGCGGAGAAACGCCGCGCACGGCAACGGGTTATCTTGATGATTTGGTTTATCCCTTTGCTTTTCATTTTTGGGCTTTGCGTCGTTTTATTTGTCGCGCGGGAATCAATTGCCGAGCGCTTCCCCGCTAGCGTTCCTTATTATAACGCAATGAATATTAATGTGAGCCATACTGGGCTGAAAATCGAAGCCCCGCAAATGCTCATTGCAGAGCGGGATAATGGGGCCGTGATTGAAATTGTAGGCAAAGTTAAAAATCTCACGCAAAAGGCCAAACCTTTACCGCCTGTGATATTAACCTTGCATAACCCCGCAGGAGAAGAAGTGACGCGTTGGGAATACACATTTGAACAAAAGGTTTTACCGGCATATTCAGAAGTTGAATATAGAACGGAATATGTGAACCCGCCGCCAGACAGTGACCATCTCCAGTTTCGATTAGCCGATATAAAGCGTTAA